One part of the Truepera radiovictrix DSM 17093 genome encodes these proteins:
- the mfd gene encoding transcription-repair coupling factor, whose protein sequence is MSQTLTLTSTRLLGLPAVARLMLFARHEGPAVLLTTTERAPLFEGAGVFGAPVSRDPDLSSWHERRDKVVLTLPAALRPFPADPARYTLALTLGRDYPRETLLERLVAFGFERDAMPGFVVRGDTLTLYLDAEDEAKTLRLEFFGDELERLTLGEEGLGSYTLAPLPHAELGEEAWTSRLLEQLPGVVFLDSSELFAGEAEAAELKWLWAHLGARTVVTFGRDPLELPEGERALEPLGYYRGKLRAFAKDAQLWLEGGYSVTLLLRFERTGRYLLEKVLGDLDAGWEPSVRAHPGRLGLTVGAETRGGFRDPEAREIVLTEDLLYGYQGARAGGGKKLAGRRVQDAVQLSAGDYLIHPDHGIGRFMGLEPRQVLGVTRDYLILQYAGAGKLYLPVEQLPLLRRHPGTTDDPPRLSTLGTNEWARARERARVGAQELALKLIRTYAERQLQQGLAMPANPEWDPLIDENCPFELTPDQKSATQAVLHDMARPVPMDRLISGDVGFGKTEVAIRAAHRAVGHGKQVAMLVPTTVLAKQHFETFAERFAGLPVVVELLSRFSTDKEARDILAGLKAGTIDVVIGTHRLLSEEVAFKDLGLLIVDEEHRFGVGQKERMKAMKANLDVLSLSATPIPRTLYMSLVGLRDVSQIMTPPAGRKPIQTVLQPFDPMVAREAVMFELERGGKVFYIHDRVGSMGAKALWLQKLVPEARIGVAHGQMSGDELEEVMLNFQGGAYDVLLATTIVESGLDVAGANTLLIERADKLGLAQLYQLRGRVGRRSTEAWAYLLYPGRLTEGAQRRLFALAELNDLGSGHLLAEKDMEIRGVGNLLGPEQHGHISAVSLEVYTEMLAEEIAKLKGETQEAPQAVAIDLNLDARLSPSYIADDDARIAFYGRLAETTSLAEVARVQREMRERYGPLPDEVRTFTELVKLRLLAAQKGVVTITEHMTDIQVSFAHENLDYDARKLKTLPFGVEPTRYPPGFSLKKRGLRGSEVLGALTDTLYLYA, encoded by the coding sequence ATGTCCCAAACGCTCACCCTCACCTCCACACGCCTGCTCGGGCTCCCCGCCGTGGCTCGCCTTATGCTCTTCGCTCGCCACGAGGGGCCCGCCGTCTTGCTCACCACCACGGAGCGCGCCCCCCTCTTTGAGGGGGCGGGCGTCTTCGGCGCACCCGTTAGCCGCGACCCCGACCTCAGCAGCTGGCACGAGCGGCGCGACAAGGTGGTGCTCACCCTCCCGGCGGCGCTCCGCCCCTTCCCCGCCGACCCCGCGCGCTACACCCTCGCGCTGACGCTCGGCCGCGACTACCCCCGCGAAACGCTCCTAGAGCGGCTCGTCGCGTTCGGTTTTGAGCGCGACGCTATGCCCGGCTTCGTCGTGCGCGGCGACACCCTGACGCTCTACTTAGACGCCGAGGACGAGGCGAAGACCCTGCGCCTCGAGTTTTTCGGCGACGAGCTCGAGCGCCTGACGCTCGGTGAAGAAGGGCTCGGCAGCTACACGCTCGCCCCGCTGCCGCACGCCGAACTCGGCGAGGAGGCGTGGACGAGCCGGCTTCTAGAGCAGCTGCCGGGCGTCGTCTTCTTGGACTCGTCGGAGCTCTTCGCGGGCGAAGCGGAGGCGGCCGAGCTTAAGTGGCTCTGGGCGCACCTCGGGGCGCGCACCGTGGTCACCTTCGGGCGCGACCCCCTCGAGCTGCCCGAAGGTGAGCGCGCGCTCGAGCCGCTCGGCTACTACCGGGGCAAACTCAGGGCGTTTGCCAAAGACGCCCAGCTCTGGCTCGAGGGCGGCTACAGCGTCACCCTGCTGCTGCGCTTCGAGCGCACCGGCAGGTACCTGCTTGAAAAGGTGTTAGGGGACCTCGACGCCGGTTGGGAACCCTCCGTGCGCGCGCACCCCGGTCGCTTGGGCCTCACCGTAGGCGCCGAGACGCGCGGCGGCTTTCGCGACCCCGAGGCTAGAGAGATCGTCCTGACCGAGGACCTGTTGTACGGTTACCAGGGGGCGCGCGCGGGGGGCGGTAAAAAGCTCGCCGGTCGGCGGGTGCAGGACGCCGTGCAGCTCTCGGCGGGCGACTACCTGATCCACCCCGACCACGGCATCGGGCGGTTTATGGGGTTAGAGCCGCGGCAGGTCTTGGGCGTCACCCGCGACTACCTCATCTTGCAGTACGCCGGGGCCGGCAAGCTCTACCTCCCCGTCGAGCAGCTGCCGCTCTTGCGGCGCCACCCGGGCACCACCGACGACCCGCCGCGCCTCAGCACCCTGGGTACCAACGAGTGGGCGCGCGCCCGCGAAAGGGCCCGCGTCGGGGCGCAGGAGCTGGCGCTTAAACTCATCCGCACCTACGCCGAGAGGCAGCTGCAGCAGGGGCTGGCCATGCCCGCAAACCCCGAATGGGACCCGTTGATCGACGAGAACTGCCCCTTCGAGCTGACCCCCGACCAGAAGAGCGCCACCCAGGCGGTGCTGCACGACATGGCGCGGCCCGTCCCGATGGACCGCTTGATCTCGGGCGACGTCGGTTTCGGCAAGACAGAGGTCGCCATCCGCGCAGCCCACCGCGCGGTCGGTCACGGCAAACAGGTCGCCATGCTGGTGCCGACTACCGTGCTCGCCAAACAGCACTTCGAGACCTTCGCCGAACGCTTCGCCGGGCTGCCGGTCGTCGTCGAGCTGCTCTCGCGCTTCTCGACCGACAAAGAGGCGCGCGACATCCTCGCGGGTCTGAAAGCCGGCACCATCGACGTCGTGATCGGCACGCACCGCCTCTTGTCCGAAGAGGTCGCCTTCAAAGACTTGGGGCTACTCATCGTCGACGAGGAGCACCGCTTCGGCGTCGGGCAGAAGGAGCGGATGAAGGCGATGAAGGCCAACTTGGACGTGCTCTCGCTGTCCGCTACGCCGATCCCGCGCACGCTCTACATGAGCCTCGTGGGGCTGCGCGACGTCTCGCAGATCATGACCCCGCCGGCGGGGCGCAAACCGATCCAGACCGTGTTGCAGCCCTTTGACCCGATGGTCGCGCGCGAGGCCGTGATGTTCGAGTTAGAGCGTGGCGGCAAGGTCTTCTACATCCACGACCGCGTCGGCTCGATGGGCGCCAAGGCGCTCTGGCTGCAGAAGCTCGTCCCCGAAGCGCGCATCGGCGTGGCGCACGGCCAGATGTCGGGCGACGAGCTCGAGGAGGTGATGCTCAACTTTCAGGGGGGGGCGTACGACGTCCTCTTGGCGACCACCATCGTCGAGTCGGGCCTCGACGTCGCCGGCGCCAACACGCTGCTCATCGAGCGCGCCGACAAGCTCGGGTTGGCGCAGCTCTACCAGCTCCGCGGCCGCGTCGGCCGCCGCAGCACCGAGGCGTGGGCGTACCTGCTCTACCCGGGGCGGTTGACCGAGGGGGCGCAGCGCCGCCTGTTCGCCCTGGCTGAGCTCAACGACCTCGGCTCCGGGCACCTCTTGGCGGAGAAAGACATGGAGATCCGGGGCGTCGGCAACCTCCTGGGGCCCGAGCAGCACGGCCACATCAGCGCCGTGTCGTTAGAGGTCTACACCGAGATGCTCGCCGAAGAGATCGCCAAACTCAAAGGCGAAACCCAAGAGGCGCCCCAAGCGGTCGCTATTGACCTCAACCTCGACGCCCGTTTGAGCCCCTCTTACATCGCCGACGACGACGCGCGCATCGCCTTTTACGGCCGCCTCGCCGAGACGACCAGCTTGGCCGAGGTCGCGCGGGTGCAGCGCGAGATGCGCGAGCGCTACGGGCCGCTCCCCGACGAGGTGCGCACCTTTACCGAGCTCGTCAAGCTGCGCCTCTTGGCCGCGCAAAAGGGCGTGGTGACCATCACCGAGCACATGACCGACATTCAGGTCTCGTTCGCGCACGAAAACCTCGACTACGACGCGCGCAAGCTTAAAACGCTGCCCTTTGGCGTCGAACCGACCCGCTATCCACCGGGGTTTAGCCTCAAAAAGCGCGGACTTCGGGGCAGCGAGGTCTTGGGGGCGCTCACCGACACGCTCTACCTCTACGCGTAG
- a CDS encoding SRPBCC family protein — MSYEDYKRTYGQDYGQTYGQSYGQSYGQYGSYNRYDDDDGDTNWTYVVTGTLFIAAGAYLIYKGLSSDDEDHTYTYDTRSEKQSRGKGVQVRESIVVNKPVSELYAYWRKLENLPRIMSHLESVTEMGTRSHWKAKGPLGMSPEWDATITDERKDETISWRSLEGSEVPNEGTVRFIKRGDSSTEILVSLTYHPPLGPVGAAVAKLFGEEPSQQIRDDLQNFKQSVESGSLSLV, encoded by the coding sequence GTGAGCTACGAAGACTACAAACGCACCTATGGGCAAGACTACGGCCAAACCTACGGCCAGAGCTACGGGCAGAGCTATGGCCAGTACGGCTCGTACAACCGCTACGACGACGACGACGGCGACACCAACTGGACGTACGTCGTTACCGGCACGCTCTTTATCGCCGCGGGCGCCTACCTCATCTATAAAGGGCTCAGCAGCGACGACGAGGACCACACCTACACGTATGACACCCGCTCCGAAAAGCAGAGCCGCGGCAAGGGTGTCCAGGTGCGCGAGAGCATCGTGGTCAACAAACCGGTGTCGGAGCTCTACGCCTACTGGCGCAAGCTCGAAAACCTGCCGCGCATCATGAGCCACCTCGAGTCGGTGACGGAGATGGGGACCCGCTCGCACTGGAAGGCCAAAGGCCCCCTGGGGATGAGCCCCGAGTGGGACGCGACGATCACCGACGAGCGCAAGGACGAGACCATCTCGTGGCGCTCGCTCGAAGGCTCCGAGGTGCCCAACGAGGGGACGGTGCGTTTTATTAAGCGCGGCGACTCGAGCACGGAGATCCTGGTGTCGTTGACCTACCACCCGCCGCTCGGGCCGGTCGGGGCGGCGGTCGCCAAGCTCTTCGGTGAGGAGCCCTCGCAGCAGATCCGCGACGACCTGCAAAACTTCAAGCAGAGCGTCGAGAGCGGTTCGCTGTCGCTGGTTTAA
- the lysA gene encoding diaminopimelate decarboxylase, translating into MDPGRAALLHRIAERYSTPTYVYDLDAIGDRVARLRAALPTAELLYAVKANPCGAVLRHLAAAGLGAEVISVGELARARRAGFPEGRILLGGPRQDPPLVAAAWGVGWVSLDNPSQWRGWQRFAAREGAPRFLLRLNPGLDPRTHEHLATGAARSKFGMPFGELAALGAALGEHLAGFHVHIGSQITELGAYEPVFAQLGALLTRFPHADTLDLGGGFAVPGFALPEFSARVRAFLAQVPFRRLLLEPGRFLVAESGVLLTRVLHVKEGPVRHVIADAGMADLLRPALYGAQHPVRVLGAADGASGSADLDGPLCENADRLARGVALPALTPGTLLAVEQAGAYGFAMASNYASSLRPAEVVVAGGEVRLARRRETPDDLVQLEL; encoded by the coding sequence ATGGACCCGGGCCGCGCCGCGCTGCTGCACCGCATCGCCGAACGCTACAGCACCCCGACCTACGTCTACGACCTTGACGCCATCGGCGACAGGGTCGCGCGCCTGCGCGCGGCCTTGCCGACGGCCGAGCTCCTCTACGCCGTCAAGGCCAACCCCTGCGGCGCGGTGCTGCGGCACCTCGCGGCGGCGGGGCTCGGCGCCGAGGTGATCAGCGTGGGCGAGCTCGCGCGGGCGCGCCGCGCGGGCTTCCCGGAGGGGCGCATCCTGCTCGGGGGGCCGCGCCAGGACCCCCCCCTCGTCGCGGCGGCGTGGGGGGTCGGTTGGGTGAGCCTCGACAACCCGTCGCAGTGGCGGGGGTGGCAACGGTTCGCTGCTCGCGAGGGGGCGCCGCGCTTTCTGCTGCGCCTCAACCCCGGTCTGGACCCGCGCACGCACGAGCACCTCGCCACGGGCGCCGCTCGGTCAAAGTTCGGGATGCCCTTTGGCGAACTCGCCGCGCTCGGCGCGGCGCTCGGTGAGCACCTCGCGGGGTTTCACGTCCACATCGGTTCGCAGATCACCGAGCTGGGCGCCTACGAGCCGGTGTTCGCGCAGCTAGGGGCGCTGCTCACGCGCTTCCCACACGCCGACACGCTCGACTTAGGCGGCGGCTTCGCGGTGCCGGGGTTTGCGCTGCCCGAGTTCTCCGCGCGGGTGCGCGCGTTTCTGGCGCAGGTGCCCTTTAGGCGCCTGCTGCTCGAGCCCGGCCGCTTCTTGGTCGCCGAGAGCGGCGTGCTGCTGACGCGCGTGCTCCACGTCAAAGAGGGGCCGGTGCGCCACGTGATCGCCGACGCGGGCATGGCGGACCTGCTCCGCCCCGCCCTCTACGGCGCGCAGCACCCCGTGCGCGTGCTCGGCGCGGCCGATGGGGCGAGCGGCAGCGCCGACCTCGACGGCCCGCTCTGCGAAAACGCCGACCGCCTCGCGCGGGGCGTCGCGCTCCCCGCGCTCACACCGGGAACGCTCCTAGCGGTCGAACAGGCGGGGGCGTACGGGTTTGCGATGGCGTCGAACTACGCCTCGTCGCTCCGCCCCGCCGAGGTGGTCGTCGCTGGCGGTGAGGTGCGCCTCGCGCGGCGCCGCGAGACGCCCGACGACCTCGTGCAGCTCGAGCTTTGA
- a CDS encoding HAD family hydrolase: MGHPKAVLLDVDGTLVDSNDAHARAYVDALKAYGYDVPFEKVRPLIGMGGDKLLPQVIDVESDAPLREEIDARRGEIFKSRYLPDIKPFPGVRELLERLRRDGLTLVAASSAKEDEADALLERAGVADLIDARTSSDDAENSKPDPDILQAALERAGVSAQEALLLGDTPYDLQAAAPLGLGVVALRCGGWRDEDLLGALAVYDDPQALLAGYDASPLAPEPASAPGDV, encoded by the coding sequence ATGGGACACCCCAAAGCGGTGCTGCTCGATGTCGACGGCACCCTCGTCGACAGCAACGACGCCCACGCGCGCGCCTACGTCGACGCGCTTAAAGCCTACGGGTACGACGTACCCTTCGAGAAGGTTCGGCCGCTTATCGGGATGGGCGGCGACAAGCTCTTGCCGCAGGTGATCGACGTTGAGAGCGACGCGCCGCTACGCGAGGAGATCGACGCGCGCCGCGGCGAGATCTTTAAAAGCCGTTACCTGCCCGACATCAAACCCTTTCCCGGCGTCCGCGAACTGCTCGAGCGCCTGCGGCGAGACGGCCTGACCCTCGTCGCGGCCAGCTCGGCCAAGGAGGACGAGGCCGACGCCCTGCTAGAGCGCGCCGGCGTCGCCGACCTCATCGACGCGCGCACCTCTTCGGACGACGCCGAAAACTCCAAACCCGACCCGGACATCCTGCAAGCGGCCCTCGAGCGCGCGGGCGTCAGCGCCCAGGAGGCGCTGCTTCTAGGCGACACGCCCTACGACCTCCAGGCGGCCGCACCGCTCGGGCTCGGGGTCGTCGCGCTGCGCTGCGGCGGCTGGCGCGACGAGGACCTCTTGGGGGCGCTCGCCGTCTACGACGACCCGCAGGCGCTGCTGGCGGGGTACGACGCGTCGCCGCTGGCACCGGAGCCCGCTTCGGCGCCGGGGGACGTGTAG
- a CDS encoding NAD-dependent succinate-semialdehyde dehydrogenase, translating to MALVSTNPATGETLAHYPVMSAAEVQEAIAEAHAAFEVWRTWPVRRRAEPMRRAALLLRDEVAAQARLISEEMGKPIKQARAEVEKCAWVCDYYAEHAEALLAPQRVQTDAYKSFVSYRPLGVVLAVMPWNFPLWQTFRFAAPSLMAGNGALLKHAPNVTGCALATEALLRRAGFPEGLFRALRIEVDQVEGVLDHPHVVAATLTGSTRAGAAVAALAGARLKKTVLELGGSDPYVILEDAELELAVEACAVGRLQNSGQSCIAAKRFIVVAPLVERFTERLVARFRACCMGDPRDEATELGPQAREDLREALHRQVTRSVEAGAELLLGGTLPEGPGYFYPATVLGGVRPGMPAFDEETFGPVAAIVRAEDEEEAIALANRSPYGLGAAVFTRDRSRGERIAEERLEAGSCFVNAFVRSDPRLPFGGIKRSGYGRELAAFGIHEFVNVKTVYVA from the coding sequence ATGGCGCTCGTTTCAACAAATCCGGCGACGGGGGAGACCCTGGCGCACTACCCGGTGATGTCGGCAGCGGAGGTGCAAGAGGCGATCGCGGAGGCGCACGCGGCCTTCGAGGTGTGGCGGACGTGGCCCGTGAGGCGCCGCGCCGAGCCGATGCGCCGTGCCGCCCTCCTGCTGCGAGACGAGGTCGCGGCGCAGGCGCGCCTTATCAGCGAGGAGATGGGCAAACCCATCAAGCAGGCTCGAGCCGAGGTCGAGAAGTGCGCCTGGGTGTGCGACTACTACGCGGAGCACGCCGAGGCGCTGCTCGCCCCGCAGCGCGTCCAGACGGACGCCTACAAGAGCTTCGTCAGCTACCGGCCGCTCGGGGTGGTGCTCGCGGTGATGCCGTGGAACTTCCCGCTGTGGCAGACCTTTCGCTTCGCCGCGCCCAGCCTCATGGCGGGCAACGGGGCGCTCCTCAAACACGCCCCCAACGTGACCGGCTGCGCGCTCGCGACCGAGGCGCTGCTGCGCCGCGCGGGCTTCCCCGAGGGGCTCTTTCGCGCCCTGCGGATCGAGGTCGATCAGGTCGAAGGGGTGCTCGACCACCCGCACGTCGTCGCCGCGACGCTCACAGGTAGCACCCGCGCGGGGGCGGCGGTCGCCGCGCTCGCGGGGGCGCGCCTTAAAAAGACGGTGCTCGAGCTCGGCGGCTCCGACCCCTACGTGATTTTAGAGGACGCCGAGCTCGAGCTCGCGGTCGAGGCGTGCGCGGTGGGCCGGTTGCAAAACAGCGGTCAGAGCTGCATCGCGGCAAAGCGCTTTATCGTCGTCGCACCCCTCGTCGAACGCTTTACCGAGCGCTTGGTGGCGCGCTTTCGCGCCTGCTGCATGGGCGACCCGCGCGACGAGGCGACCGAGCTCGGCCCGCAGGCGCGCGAGGACCTGCGCGAGGCGCTGCACCGCCAGGTCACGAGGAGCGTCGAGGCGGGGGCAGAGCTGCTCTTGGGGGGAACGCTGCCCGAGGGGCCGGGCTACTTCTACCCGGCGACGGTGCTCGGGGGTGTGAGGCCCGGGATGCCCGCTTTCGACGAGGAGACCTTCGGGCCGGTCGCCGCCATCGTCCGCGCCGAGGACGAGGAGGAGGCGATCGCGCTGGCCAACAGGAGCCCCTACGGCCTCGGCGCCGCGGTCTTTACCCGCGACCGGTCGCGCGGCGAGCGGATCGCCGAGGAGCGGCTCGAGGCCGGGAGCTGCTTCGTCAACGCCTTTGTCCGCTCCGACCCGCGGCTGCCCTTTGGGGGGATCAAGCGCTCCGGTTACGGGCGCGAGCTCGCGGCTTTCGGGATTCACGAGTTTGTCAACGTCAAGACGGTGTACGTGGCGTAA
- the rsmI gene encoding 16S rRNA (cytidine(1402)-2'-O)-methyltransferase, with protein sequence MAKLTLVPTPIGNLEDVTLRALRVLREADAVAAEDTRHSGKLLAHFGISKPLERLDAHTIPARAPALLGRYAHLAFVTDAGTPGLSDPGAELVRLALAAGHEVEVLPGPTALIPALVLSGLPLGSFAFEGFLPRKGAARRERLAAIAASDRTVALYESPKRLLATLNDLAAVCGEARAVSVSRELTKRFEATYRGTLGAVAAQLAALGEVRGECVVVVGPRERGAESPHVDFAAAAARLAASGLSGRALRAALEAAGAPRNVAYALTLERANESG encoded by the coding sequence GTGGCCAAGCTGACGCTGGTCCCGACGCCCATCGGCAACCTCGAGGACGTCACCCTGCGCGCCCTCCGGGTGCTCCGCGAAGCCGACGCCGTCGCCGCCGAGGACACCCGGCATAGCGGCAAGCTGCTCGCGCACTTCGGTATTTCCAAACCCTTGGAGCGCCTCGACGCGCACACCATCCCCGCGCGCGCCCCCGCCCTCTTGGGGCGCTACGCGCACCTCGCGTTCGTCACCGACGCCGGCACCCCCGGCTTGTCCGACCCCGGCGCCGAGCTCGTGCGGCTCGCGCTCGCCGCGGGCCACGAGGTCGAGGTGCTGCCGGGGCCGACCGCGCTCATCCCCGCGCTCGTGCTCTCCGGTCTGCCGCTCGGCAGCTTCGCCTTCGAGGGCTTTTTGCCGCGCAAGGGCGCCGCTCGCCGTGAACGCCTCGCCGCTATCGCCGCGAGCGACCGGACGGTCGCCCTCTACGAGTCGCCCAAACGCCTCCTCGCCACGCTCAACGATCTCGCGGCGGTCTGCGGCGAGGCGCGCGCGGTCAGCGTCTCGCGCGAACTCACCAAACGCTTCGAGGCGACCTACCGCGGCACCCTGGGGGCGGTCGCGGCGCAGCTGGCGGCGCTCGGCGAGGTTCGGGGGGAGTGCGTGGTGGTCGTGGGGCCGCGCGAACGGGGTGCCGAGAGCCCTCACGTCGACTTTGCCGCGGCTGCCGCGCGGCTCGCCGCTTCGGGGCTGTCGGGCCGCGCGCTGCGCGCGGCGCTCGAGGCCGCCGGCGCGCCGCGCAACGTGGCCTACGCGCTGACGCTCGAGCGCGCTAACGAAAGCGGGTAA
- a CDS encoding FAD-dependent oxidoreductase: MRPQRLVVVGGVAGGMSAAAKAKRQNPALEVTVFERNAYISYGACGLPYATSGVVPNLQRLIARTPAAMRARGVDVRVRHEVTEVDGERRCVKGRNLETGEAFCAPYDALVLATGALPVCPQVPGRALPGVHVMRRLEDAAALREAIAAGATRAVVVGGGYIGLEMVEALVTAGLDVRVLERQAGLLLPFGPKPAELALEEVTARAEVVLAAELLGFEGRGRLERVVTSAGTFPADVALVAVGVRPNNALARALGLRLGPAEAVLTDAQLRTDRDGVFAVGDLTAAHHRVTGRPAWIPLGDTANRQGRVAGTVIGGGDARFRGIVGTAITKVFERAFATTGLTLAEAQRHGLSARETQITTTDHASYYPGHRPLHVTLVWEEGTGRLLGGQLVGYGDAVKRIDVLAALLFRQGTLQDLADLDFAYAPPFSNVWDPLAVAANAALG; this comes from the coding sequence GTGAGACCGCAGCGGTTAGTCGTCGTCGGCGGCGTCGCGGGTGGGATGAGCGCGGCGGCGAAGGCCAAACGCCAAAACCCCGCGCTCGAGGTCACCGTCTTCGAGCGGAACGCCTACATCTCCTACGGGGCGTGCGGGCTCCCCTATGCGACCTCCGGCGTCGTCCCCAACCTTCAGCGCCTCATCGCCCGGACGCCGGCGGCGATGCGCGCGCGCGGCGTCGACGTGCGCGTGCGCCACGAGGTCACCGAGGTCGACGGTGAAAGGCGCTGCGTCAAGGGGCGCAACCTCGAGACGGGCGAGGCTTTCTGCGCCCCCTATGACGCGCTGGTGCTCGCGACGGGGGCGCTGCCGGTGTGCCCGCAGGTGCCGGGGCGGGCGCTACCGGGGGTGCACGTGATGCGGCGCCTCGAGGACGCCGCGGCGCTGCGTGAGGCGATCGCCGCGGGGGCGACGCGCGCGGTGGTGGTGGGCGGCGGGTATATCGGCCTCGAGATGGTCGAGGCGCTCGTCACCGCGGGGCTCGACGTGCGGGTGCTCGAGCGCCAGGCGGGGTTGCTGCTGCCGTTTGGCCCCAAACCCGCGGAGCTGGCCCTAGAGGAGGTCACCGCGCGCGCCGAGGTGGTGTTGGCGGCGGAGCTGCTGGGCTTCGAGGGGCGCGGCCGGCTCGAGCGCGTGGTGACGAGCGCGGGCACCTTTCCGGCGGACGTGGCGCTCGTCGCGGTGGGGGTGCGCCCCAACAACGCCTTGGCGCGCGCGCTCGGGTTGCGCCTCGGCCCCGCCGAAGCGGTGTTGACCGACGCGCAGCTGCGCACCGACCGCGACGGCGTGTTCGCCGTGGGCGACCTGACCGCCGCGCATCACCGCGTCACGGGGCGCCCCGCTTGGATCCCGCTCGGCGACACCGCCAACCGCCAGGGCCGCGTCGCCGGCACCGTCATCGGCGGCGGCGACGCGCGCTTTCGGGGGATCGTCGGCACCGCCATCACCAAGGTCTTTGAGCGGGCGTTCGCGACCACCGGGCTGACCCTCGCCGAGGCGCAGCGGCACGGCTTGAGCGCCCGGGAGACCCAGATCACCACCACCGACCACGCGAGCTACTACCCGGGCCACCGCCCGCTCCACGTCACGCTCGTCTGGGAGGAGGGCACGGGGCGGCTTTTGGGGGGGCAGCTCGTCGGTTACGGCGACGCGGTCAAGCGCATCGACGTCCTCGCCGCCCTGCTCTTTCGCCAAGGTACGCTCCAGGACCTCGCCGACCTCGACTTCGCCTACGCCCCGCCCTTTAGCAACGTGTGGGACCCCTTGGCGGTGGCGGCCAACGCGGCGCTCGGTTAG
- a CDS encoding TrkH family potassium uptake protein, with translation MRGRFTIYVQGVGLLGLAGLGLVFATYAWLSAEPTDGFLAMALLSGALGGALLGLGRSDADPGRRESLIGVLLLWLLLPLLGGVPFAVTLELSVLDAVFESMSGFTTTGATMLVSFAEVPASLFMWRALTQWLGGVGIIVIFIAVFPPFGVAGRQLFFAEVPGPTEERLTPRLRNTAAAVLLVYLLLTLLCGLSYAVAGMSRYDALLHALTTIASGGFSSHPLSFEGFSPAQNWVAVLFMVFAGANFALQYQLVVGRPLALLRDREFQTYLAIVGVGGLLLTLTLWELYTPIEALRHGMFQSLTMVTTTGYASADFVRWPLPAQATLVLLMFVGGSAGSAAGGIKVIRWLILVKATAVELRRTLHPRVVKPVMVGRRVVREEVIRAVAAFITLYLLLFAATTWTVTVLGEDFTTALTAAVACIGNIGPGLGAVGPMANFAELHPVSKGLLTFGMYAGRLEVVTVFVLLNRDFWYLPRKKGARY, from the coding sequence GTGCGCGGCCGCTTTACGATCTACGTTCAGGGGGTTGGGCTCCTCGGGCTCGCTGGCCTCGGCCTCGTCTTCGCGACGTACGCGTGGCTGAGCGCCGAACCCACCGACGGGTTTCTCGCCATGGCCCTCCTCAGCGGCGCGCTGGGGGGGGCGCTTCTTGGCTTGGGGCGCTCGGACGCCGACCCCGGGCGCCGCGAGTCGCTCATCGGCGTGCTCTTGCTGTGGCTTTTGCTGCCGCTTTTGGGCGGCGTGCCGTTCGCCGTGACGCTCGAGCTGAGCGTGCTCGACGCGGTCTTCGAGTCGATGAGCGGCTTTACGACGACCGGCGCGACGATGCTGGTGTCGTTCGCCGAGGTCCCCGCGAGCCTCTTTATGTGGCGCGCGCTGACGCAGTGGTTGGGCGGCGTCGGCATCATCGTGATCTTTATCGCGGTGTTTCCGCCTTTTGGCGTGGCCGGACGGCAGCTCTTCTTCGCGGAGGTGCCGGGGCCGACCGAAGAGCGCCTGACCCCGCGCCTACGCAACACGGCCGCCGCCGTGCTGCTCGTCTACCTCCTGCTGACGCTCCTCTGCGGCCTCTCGTATGCGGTCGCGGGGATGAGCCGCTACGACGCCCTCTTGCACGCCCTGACCACGATCGCCTCGGGGGGCTTTAGCTCGCACCCGCTCTCGTTTGAGGGCTTCTCCCCCGCGCAGAACTGGGTGGCGGTGCTCTTCATGGTCTTCGCGGGGGCCAACTTCGCCCTGCAGTATCAGCTCGTGGTGGGGCGTCCCCTAGCGCTCCTACGCGACCGGGAGTTTCAGACCTACCTGGCGATCGTCGGGGTGGGGGGGCTTCTGCTCACGCTGACGTTGTGGGAGCTCTACACCCCCATCGAGGCGCTGCGCCACGGGATGTTTCAGTCGCTCACGATGGTCACCACGACGGGCTACGCCTCGGCGGATTTCGTGCGTTGGCCCCTGCCGGCGCAGGCGACCTTGGTGCTCTTGATGTTCGTGGGGGGTAGCGCGGGGTCGGCGGCGGGGGGGATCAAGGTGATCCGCTGGCTGATTCTGGTCAAGGCCACGGCGGTCGAGCTGCGCCGCACACTGCACCCGCGCGTGGTCAAACCGGTGATGGTCGGCCGCCGCGTGGTGCGCGAGGAGGTCATCCGGGCGGTCGCCGCCTTTATCACCCTCTACCTCCTCCTGTTTGCCGCCACGACCTGGACCGTGACGGTCCTGGGTGAGGACTTTACGACGGCACTCACCGCCGCGGTGGCGTGCATCGGCAACATCGGGCCGGGTCTGGGGGCGGTGGGGCCGATGGCCAACTTTGCCGAGCTGCACCCCGTGAGCAAGGGCCTCTTGACTTTCGGGATGTACGCGGGGCGGCTCGAGGTCGTGACGGTGTTCGTGCTCTTAAACCGCGACTTCTGGTACTTGCCGCGGAAAAAAGGAGCGCGCTACTAG